A region of the Desulfobacter postgatei 2ac9 genome:
TTACGGAAAAGGCAGGACAAGATCTTGTCAGGTAGGTTCCAAGGAGACGAACGCAAGTGAATCACTATTGAAGTGTCGAAAGCGTAGGGATGAGGTCAAAACCGGGGGGTAGTCGTTAACCCGGGATAAGTTCGGCGGTTACCTGTTTACTGGCCGGGCGGCCTCCGGCATAAAGGTGGCGTGAACTTGGGACAGGCTTTTGTGTGGAACGTGGGAACCTGTCGCCCTGATGCTAAGGGAGAAATACAAGCGGAGGACCCGTAAGTATGAGAGTACCGATGCAGGGCACAGGGGCGGAGCGACCCGTAGTAGTGATGAAGATTCTGTAATGGAATTGGAGCGAAGGGGAAGCATTGACCAGCTTGAAGTAAAGAAAACAACTGGAAACAGGAGGATTGGATTGAACCAAGCAAAGCCGTTTTGTATTCCTAAACTTGAGGTTATGGAGGCATATGAACGGGTTAAAGCCAACAAAGGGGCTGCCGGTGTAGACGGACAGTCAATCGAAGAGTTTGAGTCTAACTTAAAGGACAATCTTTACAAGCTCTGGAATCGGATGTCCTCCGGCAGTTATTTCCCTCCTCCGGTAATGAGGGTGGAAATACCCAAGGGAGACGGTCGAATGAGGCCGTTGGGAATACCGACAGTGTCGGACAGAATCGCTCAGCAGATAGTCAAACAGCAATTGGAGCCGGAATTGGAAAAACATTTTCATCCGGATTCGTATGGCTATCGACCGGAGAAATCTGCTTTGGATGCAGTTGGGAAAGCCCGGGAGAATTGCTGGAAATATGACTGGGTATTGGATCTTGATATTAAAGGATTTTTCGATAATATTGACCATGATCTTTTGATGAAAGCAGTTCGGTATCACACGGATGACAGATGGGTGCTTCTGTATATAGAACGGTGGCTGAAAGCCCCTGTGATGATGACAGACCACACACTATTCCATCCAAAGAAGGGAACCCCGCAAGGAGGTGTTATCAGTCCCTTGCTGGCCAATCTCTTTTTGCATTATGCATTTGACAACTGGATGGAAAGGCAGTGCCCGGCCACACCGTTTGAGCGTTATGCGGATGATGCAGTGTGCCATTGTAAAAGCCTTGCCCAGGCTGAATATTTGCTTAGAAAGCTGAATGAGCGAATGGAGAATGTGGGACTGGAATTACATCCGGAGAAGACGAAAATAGTCTACTGCAAGGATACAGACCGGCAAAAGGATTATGCCCTGACAAGTTTTGATTTTCTGGGTTATACATTTCGTGCTCGGAAATCAAAGAACCGATGGGGAAAATTCTTCATTAATTTTTCTCCTGCTGTCAGCAATAAAGCAGCAAAAGCAATTCGGCAAACCTCACGAAAGTGGAATTGGCCCAGGCGCAGTGACAAGAGCCTGGAAGATTTAGCCCACATGTTCAATCCTGTCATTCAAGGTTGGATTAACTACTATGGCAGGTTTTATAAATCTGCACTCTACCCGGCCTTAAGGTGCCTGGATCGCCGGTTGGTGATTTGGGCAACAAGGAAATACAAACGTTTTAGGGGACATCGACGAAGGGCAAGTCAGTGGCTGGCTCGAATTGCACGAAGACAGCCAAATTTGTTTGCCCATTGGAGACTACTCTATGCATAGGCTGGTCAATAGGAGCCGGATGAGCGGAGACGTTCACGTCCGGTTCTGTGAGGGCCTGAGGGGGTGGTTCCCTCG
Encoded here:
- the ltrA gene encoding group II intron reverse transcriptase/maturase; this encodes MLREKYKRRTRKYESTDAGHRGGATRSSDEDSVMELERRGSIDQLEVKKTTGNRRIGLNQAKPFCIPKLEVMEAYERVKANKGAAGVDGQSIEEFESNLKDNLYKLWNRMSSGSYFPPPVMRVEIPKGDGRMRPLGIPTVSDRIAQQIVKQQLEPELEKHFHPDSYGYRPEKSALDAVGKARENCWKYDWVLDLDIKGFFDNIDHDLLMKAVRYHTDDRWVLLYIERWLKAPVMMTDHTLFHPKKGTPQGGVISPLLANLFLHYAFDNWMERQCPATPFERYADDAVCHCKSLAQAEYLLRKLNERMENVGLELHPEKTKIVYCKDTDRQKDYALTSFDFLGYTFRARKSKNRWGKFFINFSPAVSNKAAKAIRQTSRKWNWPRRSDKSLEDLAHMFNPVIQGWINYYGRFYKSALYPALRCLDRRLVIWATRKYKRFRGHRRRASQWLARIARRQPNLFAHWRLLYA